In Myxococcus fulvus, a genomic segment contains:
- a CDS encoding PAS domain S-box protein: MEQWAHRFFELSTELFAVLGSQGRILEANPAWNVTVGWSPTELRLEGYRGFIHPEDLAQVDSRLESLARMMGTTRFSCRWRCRDGTWAWLVWSVACSTVGGPLYCTVRRLESPPALEPGPTTSEPGGPLPPWAMSDSLPLGLYVVEVRTGAVLYANRRFCQLWGIESLESAIRKGQATHEDVLGHCLRAGDAASVLRLVFPTEADTPPPLHADEAQLTNGRTLRRLSTPMGASGDESRYRLFAFEDVTERKRTEEALHRSEESFRKLIETAPEVIFVHRDQRFVYVNPTLLRALRYEHASELIGRSIWTIVHPDDLDMVRQRVHAVVARGELAPLREIRYLRRDGTWFDAESAGLPVDFDGVGAVVVMARDITERKRMQAQLLQSDRMVLAGTLAAGVGHEINNPLTYVMANLESALDAMHRLGGELGRMLPDGALAPSWSMSLKDTVELLKEAHEGATRVRNIVRDLKYISRQDEERRELLDVRESLEFSLKLASSELRPRAQVIKKYEDVPLVHADASRLGQVFLNLVVNAAQAIPEGDPTNQHVTLWVRPGPHGGVAVDVSDSGSGMPPSVLARIFDPFFTTKAVGSGTGLGLSICHGIMRGLGGDITVRSEPGHGTTFTVLLPPAPADAAPREVPVLPPPSSERAGRMLVIDDEPAVGRSLARIIGKRHQVTVVSSGEEALAKLDSGAAFDAIFCDLMMPGITGMDVYERVREREPGLSLRFIFITGGSYTARARQFLERIPNPRIEKPFDAQMIQQLVGEVLAVGVDGDVSGLE; this comes from the coding sequence ATGGAGCAGTGGGCTCACCGATTCTTCGAGCTCTCGACCGAGCTGTTCGCGGTGCTGGGCTCGCAGGGACGGATTCTGGAAGCCAACCCGGCCTGGAACGTGACGGTGGGTTGGTCTCCCACGGAGCTGCGGCTGGAGGGCTATCGGGGCTTCATCCATCCCGAGGACCTCGCCCAGGTGGACTCCCGGCTGGAGTCGCTGGCGCGGATGATGGGCACCACCCGCTTCTCCTGCCGGTGGCGCTGCCGGGACGGCACGTGGGCGTGGCTCGTGTGGAGCGTGGCCTGCTCCACGGTGGGCGGCCCGCTGTACTGCACGGTGCGCAGGCTGGAGTCGCCTCCCGCGCTCGAGCCCGGCCCCACCACCTCCGAGCCTGGCGGTCCGCTGCCGCCGTGGGCGATGAGCGACAGCCTGCCGCTGGGGCTCTACGTGGTGGAGGTGCGCACGGGCGCGGTGCTCTACGCCAACCGCCGCTTCTGCCAGCTGTGGGGCATCGAGTCGCTGGAGAGCGCCATCCGCAAGGGACAGGCGACCCACGAGGACGTGCTCGGCCACTGCCTGCGCGCGGGTGACGCGGCGAGCGTGCTGCGCCTGGTCTTTCCGACGGAGGCCGACACCCCGCCGCCGCTGCACGCGGACGAGGCGCAGCTCACCAACGGCCGCACCCTGCGCCGGCTGTCCACGCCCATGGGCGCCAGCGGCGACGAGTCCCGCTACCGGCTGTTCGCCTTCGAGGACGTCACCGAGCGAAAGCGCACCGAGGAGGCCCTGCACCGCTCCGAGGAGAGCTTCCGCAAGCTCATCGAGACGGCGCCCGAGGTCATCTTCGTCCACCGCGACCAGCGCTTCGTCTATGTGAACCCCACGCTCTTGCGCGCGCTGCGGTACGAGCACGCCAGCGAGCTCATCGGCCGGTCCATCTGGACCATCGTCCACCCGGACGACCTGGACATGGTGCGCCAGCGCGTGCACGCGGTGGTGGCCCGGGGCGAGCTGGCCCCGCTGCGCGAGATTCGCTACCTGCGCCGCGACGGCACCTGGTTCGACGCGGAGAGCGCGGGGCTGCCCGTGGACTTCGACGGCGTGGGCGCCGTCGTGGTGATGGCGCGCGACATCACCGAGCGCAAGCGCATGCAGGCCCAGCTGCTCCAGTCGGACCGGATGGTGCTCGCAGGCACGCTGGCCGCGGGCGTGGGCCACGAAATCAACAATCCGCTCACCTACGTCATGGCCAACCTGGAGTCGGCCCTGGACGCGATGCACCGGCTGGGCGGCGAGCTGGGGAGGATGCTGCCCGACGGCGCGCTCGCGCCGAGCTGGTCCATGTCCCTGAAGGACACGGTGGAGCTGCTCAAGGAGGCGCACGAGGGCGCCACCCGCGTGCGCAACATCGTCCGGGACTTGAAGTACATCTCCCGTCAGGACGAGGAGCGACGCGAGCTGCTCGACGTGCGCGAGTCGCTGGAGTTCTCGCTCAAGCTGGCCTCCAGCGAGCTGCGCCCGCGCGCCCAGGTCATCAAGAAGTACGAGGACGTGCCGCTGGTGCACGCGGACGCGTCGCGGCTGGGGCAGGTGTTCCTGAACCTCGTGGTCAACGCGGCACAGGCCATCCCCGAGGGGGACCCGACGAACCAGCACGTGACGCTCTGGGTGCGCCCGGGGCCTCACGGGGGCGTGGCGGTGGACGTGAGCGACTCGGGCAGCGGCATGCCGCCCAGCGTGCTCGCGCGCATCTTCGACCCGTTCTTCACCACCAAGGCGGTGGGCTCCGGCACGGGCCTGGGGCTGTCCATCTGCCACGGCATCATGCGCGGCCTGGGCGGCGACATCACGGTGCGCAGCGAGCCGGGCCACGGGACGACCTTCACGGTGCTGCTGCCCCCCGCGCCCGCGGACGCGGCGCCTCGCGAGGTGCCCGTGCTGCCGCCGCCCTCGTCCGAGCGCGCCGGCCGGATGCTGGTCATCGACGACGAGCCCGCGGTGGGTCGCTCGCTGGCGCGCATCATCGGCAAGCGCCACCAGGTGACGGTGGTGAGCAGCGGCGAGGAGGCGTTGGCGAAGCTGGACTCGGGCGCTGCGTTCGACGCCATCTTCTGTGACCTGATGATGCCGGGCATCACCGGCATGGACGTCTACGAGCGGGTGCGTGAGCGGGAGCCCGGGTTGAGCCTGCGCTTCATCTTCATCACCGGCGGCTCGTACACGGCGCGGGCGCGGCAGTTCCTGGAGCGCATCCCCAACCCGCGCATCGAGAAGCCGTTCGACGCGCAGATGATTCAGCAGCTGGTCGGAGAGGTCTTGGCCGTCGGGGTTGACGGCGATGTCTCCGGCTTGGAGTGA
- a CDS encoding SAM-dependent methyltransferase, with the protein MTTDEAFFTLYSELPRLGPGSDACTREALGRLPSLPPTPRVVDLGCGNGRQTLVLAETLRTSILAVDLHPPFLQQLEQDARARGLQAFIQTRCQDMGALDLPHESVDLLWSEGAIYHLGFGPGLTRWRPLLAPGGLAAITECTWLTDARPAETVEFWTQGYPTMGTIEENRAAALAAGMEVLGTFTLPPSAWWDDYYTPLLERARRFAPTADETLREVIAGAHRETDLYRHHGHAYGYVFYLLRRPT; encoded by the coding sequence ATGACGACAGACGAAGCCTTCTTCACCCTCTACAGCGAGCTTCCACGGCTGGGGCCGGGCAGTGATGCCTGCACACGTGAGGCATTGGGGCGCCTCCCATCCCTGCCACCCACCCCCCGCGTCGTGGACCTGGGCTGCGGCAACGGAAGACAGACGCTGGTGCTCGCCGAAACCTTGCGGACCTCCATCCTCGCGGTGGATCTCCACCCACCCTTCCTCCAGCAGCTGGAACAGGACGCCCGCGCGCGAGGACTGCAAGCCTTCATCCAGACACGCTGTCAGGACATGGGTGCGCTCGACCTCCCCCACGAATCCGTCGACCTGCTCTGGTCCGAGGGCGCCATCTATCACCTGGGCTTCGGCCCCGGCCTCACGCGCTGGCGACCCCTGCTCGCCCCCGGAGGCCTCGCCGCCATCACCGAGTGCACCTGGCTCACCGACGCCCGCCCCGCCGAGACCGTGGAGTTCTGGACCCAGGGCTACCCCACCATGGGCACCATCGAGGAGAACCGCGCCGCCGCCCTCGCCGCGGGCATGGAGGTGCTGGGCACCTTCACCCTCCCGCCCTCCGCGTGGTGGGATGACTACTACACCCCCCTGCTCGAGCGTGCCCGGCGCTTCGCCCCCACCGCCGACGAGACCCTCCGCGAGGTCATCGCCGGCGCCCACCGCGAGACGGACCTCTACCGTCACCACGGCCACGCCTACGGCTACGTCTTCTATCTGTTGCGCCGCCCCACCTGA
- a CDS encoding adenylate/guanylate cyclase domain-containing protein: MKVNAGDSRSLRDHAFSSVVGWLAVEARRLPTPVPLLSGLCERLTACGVPVSRASIVLFTLHPLLHARSFRWRFGHGATAEVHPHGLQHLPAFSKSPFKALREGLPVIHRHLEQPLPDGDFPMFTELRAEGLTEYLALPVCFSDDSRHGVSWATSAPGGFTDAHRALLHELQPILELVLEVFARKDMTGVLLDTYLGRDAGRRVLQGQIRRGDGETTSAVICLSDLRSFTALSDALPRDALLELLNAYFETMVGAFHSHGAEVLKFMGDAVLAIFRIDDHALVEDRCAAAARTVHEAVRASEQDNASRRRRGLPTYEFGASLHVGDVMYGNIGASDRLDFTVIGPAVNLASRIAGLCAGLNEPVLLSESFVSHYRGDVKDLGHHPVKGVPHPVRIYTLDSESSALTAA; this comes from the coding sequence GTGAAAGTGAATGCCGGAGACTCGCGAAGCCTTCGCGACCATGCCTTCTCCTCCGTGGTGGGCTGGCTCGCCGTGGAAGCAAGGCGTCTGCCCACTCCCGTGCCGCTGCTCTCGGGCCTGTGTGAGCGGCTGACCGCGTGCGGCGTGCCCGTGTCGCGCGCCTCCATCGTCCTCTTCACGCTGCACCCGCTCCTGCACGCCCGGAGCTTCCGCTGGCGCTTCGGACATGGCGCCACCGCCGAGGTCCATCCCCACGGCCTCCAGCACCTGCCCGCGTTCTCGAAGAGCCCCTTCAAGGCCCTGCGCGAGGGACTCCCCGTCATCCACCGTCACCTGGAGCAGCCACTCCCGGACGGCGACTTCCCCATGTTCACCGAGCTGCGCGCCGAGGGGCTCACCGAGTACCTCGCGCTGCCGGTGTGCTTCAGCGATGACTCGCGCCACGGCGTCTCCTGGGCCACCTCCGCGCCCGGGGGCTTCACGGACGCGCACCGCGCCCTGCTGCACGAGCTTCAGCCCATCCTGGAGCTGGTGCTGGAGGTCTTCGCGCGCAAGGACATGACGGGCGTGCTGCTCGACACGTACCTGGGCCGCGACGCGGGACGCCGCGTCCTCCAGGGACAGATTCGACGCGGCGACGGCGAGACGACCTCCGCCGTCATCTGCCTGAGTGACCTGCGTAGCTTCACCGCGCTGTCGGACGCGCTGCCTCGTGACGCGTTGCTGGAGCTGCTCAACGCCTACTTCGAGACGATGGTCGGCGCGTTCCACTCGCATGGCGCGGAGGTGCTCAAGTTCATGGGCGACGCCGTGCTGGCCATCTTCCGCATCGACGACCATGCCCTCGTGGAGGACCGCTGCGCCGCCGCCGCGCGCACCGTGCACGAGGCGGTGCGTGCCAGTGAGCAGGACAACGCCTCGCGCCGCCGCAGGGGCCTGCCCACCTACGAGTTCGGCGCGTCCCTCCACGTCGGCGACGTGATGTACGGGAACATCGGCGCGTCGGACCGGCTCGACTTCACCGTCATCGGCCCGGCCGTGAACCTGGCCAGCCGCATCGCGGGCCTGTGCGCGGGGCTCAACGAGCCGGTGCTCCTCTCCGAGTCCTTCGTCTCCCACTACCGTGGCGACGTGAAGGACCTGGGTCACCACCCCGTCAAGGGCGTGCCCCACCCCGTGCGCATCTACACGCTCGACTCGGAGTCCTCCGCGCTCACCGCCGCGTGA
- a CDS encoding M20/M25/M40 family metallo-hydrolase: MPVSTLILSSSLALQLVSGAAPAAPATSSAPAKSAAPAKKAYAPPLAVAEKLVGPALTEGHSYARLAELTDGIGPRLSGSEGAAAAVQWALKSFKADGVKAWTEPVKVPRWVRGEERAEILPSALTRGHPLFILALGGSPPTAPEGLTAEVVEVTSLEALATLGDSVKGKIVFFNHTMSSPADYGRFAGLRGRGPALAAKAGAVGSLVRSLATASLRTPHTGSTRFDDEGPRIPAASVTTEEADQLHRLLAKGPVRVKMVLGCSELPDADSHNVVAEVRGREKPQEIVLISAHLDSWDVGTGAHDDGAGVVMVMEAARLIAKLPQAPRRTVRVVLYMNEENGLRGGRAYAEAHAAELSKHVAAMEMDSGGGRPVAVSLRSGPGGKELLEPWLSPLVALGAAQFSTREAGGADISPLLPARVPFFGVEVDASRYFDVHHTHADTLDKVDPQDLARSTAATAWVTYAMAESPDTLARPEAPAAPPGGGAPVAAPPKASSGH, translated from the coding sequence TTGCCCGTCTCCACGCTCATCCTGTCGTCATCCCTGGCGCTGCAGCTCGTGTCGGGCGCCGCCCCCGCCGCTCCCGCGACGTCCTCGGCCCCCGCGAAGTCCGCCGCGCCCGCGAAGAAGGCGTATGCGCCGCCGCTGGCCGTGGCGGAGAAGCTGGTGGGCCCCGCGCTGACGGAAGGACATTCCTACGCGCGGCTCGCGGAGCTGACGGATGGGATTGGCCCGCGCCTGTCGGGCTCCGAGGGCGCCGCCGCCGCGGTGCAGTGGGCCCTCAAGAGCTTCAAGGCCGACGGCGTGAAGGCGTGGACCGAGCCCGTGAAGGTGCCTCGCTGGGTGCGCGGCGAGGAGCGCGCGGAGATTCTCCCGTCCGCACTCACGCGCGGCCATCCGCTGTTCATCCTCGCGCTGGGCGGCAGCCCGCCGACCGCGCCCGAGGGCCTCACCGCCGAGGTGGTGGAGGTGACGTCGCTGGAGGCGCTCGCCACGTTGGGTGACTCGGTGAAGGGGAAGATTGTCTTCTTCAACCACACCATGTCGTCGCCCGCGGACTACGGACGCTTCGCGGGGCTGCGCGGTCGAGGCCCGGCGCTCGCGGCGAAGGCGGGCGCGGTGGGCTCGCTGGTGCGCTCGCTGGCCACGGCGTCGCTGCGCACGCCGCACACGGGCTCCACCCGCTTCGATGACGAGGGGCCTCGCATCCCTGCCGCGTCGGTGACGACGGAGGAGGCGGACCAGCTGCACCGTCTGCTCGCGAAGGGGCCGGTGCGCGTGAAGATGGTGCTCGGGTGCTCGGAGCTGCCGGACGCGGACTCGCACAACGTGGTCGCGGAGGTGCGTGGCCGCGAGAAGCCGCAGGAGATCGTCCTCATCAGCGCGCACCTGGACTCGTGGGACGTGGGCACGGGCGCGCATGACGACGGCGCGGGCGTGGTGATGGTGATGGAGGCCGCGCGGCTCATCGCGAAGCTGCCGCAGGCGCCCCGGCGCACGGTGCGCGTGGTGCTGTACATGAACGAGGAGAACGGCCTGCGCGGTGGCCGCGCGTACGCGGAGGCGCACGCGGCGGAGCTGTCCAAGCACGTGGCCGCCATGGAGATGGACTCGGGTGGCGGGCGGCCGGTGGCGGTGAGCCTGCGCTCGGGCCCGGGTGGCAAGGAGCTGCTGGAGCCGTGGCTGTCGCCGCTGGTGGCGCTCGGCGCGGCCCAGTTCTCCACGCGTGAGGCCGGGGGCGCGGACATCAGCCCGCTGCTCCCCGCGCGCGTGCCGTTCTTCGGCGTGGAGGTGGACGCGAGCCGCTACTTCGACGTGCACCACACGCACGCGGACACGTTGGACAAGGTGGATCCTCAGGACCTGGCGAGGAGCACGGCCGCCACCGCGTGGGTGACGTACGCGATGGCCGAGTCGCCGGACACGCTCGCGCGGCCGGAGGCTCCCGCCGCGCCGCCGGGGGGTGGTGCGCCCGTGGCCGCTCCTCCGAAGGCTTCGTCGGGGCACTGA